One genomic region from Arthrobacter sp. FB24 encodes:
- a CDS encoding MFS transporter produces the protein MSTQQAEVQSESAQTRRAVSNILKGSAGNLVEWYDLYVYTVFAAYFQSHFFNSKDELQAGLEAMAVFSTSFLMRPIGAWFFGRYADRKGRKAALTLSVTLMSAGSFAIALLPTTQQVGVWALVLLILIRLIQGFSVGGEYGTSATYMSEAATSKRRGFFSSFQYVTLIGGQMMALLVLVILQNVMPKGDLTEWGWRIPFAIGGVAALVVLWLRRSMEETVSAEQVEAAKIPAVAGVAQPGTMRLLFTQYWKPLLICIGVTLGGTVAFYTYTNFILKFMNDTSGIAKTDTSVINFWALFIFMLLQPVYGLISDKVGRKPLLLWFGITGVLFTWPLLSTLSDTKDPFTAFLLMMGGLLIVGGYTSINALVKAELFPASIRALGVGLGYAIANSLFGGTVPLIGAAFQKAERVDLFFTYVTVAIAISLVVYIFALRNKKATHLDHEQGHAWSQTRKDDDKDKDLLKV, from the coding sequence ATGAGCACCCAGCAAGCCGAAGTCCAGAGTGAGTCAGCCCAGACCCGCCGCGCCGTGAGCAATATCCTCAAAGGCTCGGCCGGCAACCTGGTGGAATGGTACGACCTCTACGTCTACACAGTCTTTGCCGCATATTTCCAGTCCCACTTCTTCAATTCCAAGGACGAGCTGCAGGCCGGCCTGGAGGCGATGGCCGTCTTCTCAACGTCGTTCCTGATGCGCCCCATCGGCGCCTGGTTCTTCGGCCGCTACGCGGACCGCAAGGGCCGGAAGGCGGCGCTGACGCTCAGCGTGACGCTGATGTCGGCAGGTTCCTTCGCCATCGCGCTCCTGCCCACAACGCAGCAGGTCGGCGTCTGGGCACTGGTGCTGCTGATCCTCATCCGCCTGATCCAGGGGTTCTCCGTGGGCGGGGAGTACGGCACCAGCGCCACCTACATGTCCGAGGCCGCCACGTCCAAGCGCCGCGGCTTCTTCTCCAGCTTCCAGTACGTGACCCTGATCGGCGGCCAGATGATGGCCTTGCTGGTCCTCGTCATCCTGCAGAACGTCATGCCGAAGGGCGACCTGACTGAGTGGGGCTGGCGTATTCCGTTTGCCATCGGCGGCGTAGCTGCGCTGGTGGTTCTGTGGCTGCGGCGCTCAATGGAGGAGACCGTATCGGCTGAGCAGGTCGAAGCCGCCAAGATCCCGGCCGTTGCGGGCGTCGCGCAGCCCGGCACCATGAGGCTGCTGTTCACGCAGTACTGGAAGCCGCTGCTGATCTGCATCGGCGTCACCCTCGGCGGCACCGTGGCGTTCTACACGTACACCAACTTCATCCTGAAGTTCATGAACGACACCTCCGGCATCGCCAAGACCGACACCTCGGTGATCAACTTCTGGGCCCTCTTCATCTTCATGCTGCTCCAGCCCGTTTACGGCCTGATCTCGGACAAGGTGGGCCGCAAGCCGCTGCTGCTGTGGTTCGGCATCACCGGCGTCCTCTTCACCTGGCCGCTGCTCTCCACGCTCTCCGACACCAAGGACCCGTTCACGGCGTTCCTGCTGATGATGGGCGGCCTGCTGATCGTTGGCGGCTATACCTCCATCAATGCCCTGGTGAAGGCGGAGCTGTTCCCCGCGTCCATCCGCGCACTCGGCGTCGGCCTGGGCTACGCGATCGCCAACTCGCTCTTCGGCGGAACCGTCCCGCTGATCGGCGCCGCGTTCCAGAAGGCCGAGCGGGTGGACCTGTTCTTCACCTACGTCACCGTGGCCATCGCCATCTCGCTGGTCGTCTACATCTTCGCACTCAGGAACAAGAAGGCCACCCACCTCGATCACGAACAGGGCCACGCCTGGTCCCAGACCCGCAAGGATGACGACAAGGACAAGGACCTCCTCAAGGTCTGA
- a CDS encoding serpin family protein, producing MKTHRVARIATAGALAALTACSASSPELLKADGVERISVDGAAYAAELRSFRASALGLGEALLADGGDGSKGNVVSSPGSLLIALAMLRAGASGETAAEMDSVLKLPAEHRDEAMNALLSSLGKFDGDPGSVDEDNPPRKPVMHAANGLFVDKDVPTGDAFLETLARHYGTGVYPVDFSNEAATKPAIDAWVNRNTGGRIKEAPAKYDRDNTFSLLNSLYFASAWRAPFDPNDTSDLPFTTAAGEKIDAPAMHNELEMKYAEGAGWQGVDLPYADGFVMRLVLPGTGVPGAGTGAGSPVFGAERLTDIADAFDRAPLETVQIQLPRWDHKCSFDLRKVFESLGLRKTLTTTEDFNNIQPGMMITQAAQAANITVAEKGTVAAAVTQINGAVTSAPPQPERTITFDRPFHYQIVHVETGLPLFMGTVADPRS from the coding sequence ATGAAAACGCACCGTGTGGCCAGGATCGCGACGGCCGGTGCCCTTGCGGCGCTCACCGCATGTTCGGCGTCGTCCCCGGAGCTCCTGAAGGCCGACGGCGTGGAACGGATTTCGGTGGACGGCGCGGCGTATGCCGCTGAACTGCGCTCCTTCCGGGCCTCTGCTCTCGGGCTCGGCGAGGCCCTGCTGGCCGACGGCGGCGACGGCTCCAAAGGGAACGTGGTCTCCTCGCCGGGGAGTCTGCTGATTGCCCTCGCCATGCTCCGAGCCGGGGCATCCGGCGAGACGGCGGCCGAGATGGACAGCGTCCTGAAGCTCCCCGCGGAACATCGCGACGAAGCCATGAACGCGCTGCTCAGCTCGCTCGGGAAGTTCGACGGCGACCCCGGCTCGGTGGATGAGGACAACCCGCCGCGGAAGCCCGTGATGCACGCCGCCAACGGATTGTTCGTGGACAAGGACGTGCCCACGGGCGACGCCTTCCTGGAAACACTGGCCCGGCACTACGGAACCGGCGTCTATCCCGTGGACTTCAGCAACGAAGCGGCAACCAAGCCGGCCATCGATGCCTGGGTGAACCGGAACACGGGCGGCCGGATCAAGGAGGCCCCCGCAAAGTACGATCGCGACAACACCTTCAGCCTGCTCAACTCTCTCTACTTCGCGTCCGCCTGGCGCGCGCCCTTTGATCCGAATGACACCTCGGACCTGCCCTTCACGACGGCTGCCGGCGAGAAGATCGACGCCCCGGCAATGCACAACGAGCTGGAGATGAAATACGCGGAGGGGGCTGGCTGGCAGGGCGTGGACCTGCCCTACGCCGACGGTTTCGTCATGCGGCTGGTCCTCCCGGGCACAGGCGTCCCAGGTGCGGGCACAGGCGCCGGTTCGCCGGTCTTTGGTGCGGAACGGCTCACGGACATTGCGGATGCTTTTGACCGCGCACCGCTGGAGACCGTGCAGATCCAGCTGCCCCGCTGGGACCATAAGTGCAGCTTCGACCTGAGGAAAGTCTTTGAATCCCTGGGGCTCCGGAAGACCCTCACCACCACGGAGGACTTCAACAACATCCAGCCCGGGATGATGATCACCCAGGCCGCCCAGGCAGCCAACATCACGGTCGCGGAAAAGGGCACGGTTGCCGCGGCTGTCACCCAGATCAACGGAGCTGTCACCAGCGCGCCGCCCCAGCCCGAACGAACCATCACGTTCGACCGGCCGTTCCACTACCAGATTGTGCACGTCGAAACCGGGCTGCCGCTCTTCATGGGAACGGTGGCCGACCCCCGTTCCTAG
- a CDS encoding response regulator transcription factor gives MDVLIVEDDDAMASALDAAVVSAGHTASRVARGADALLEHRRFEVILLDLGLPDMDGLDVLRKLRQVTPVPILILTARDDERSVVLGLRSGADDYLVKPVKLVELLARIEAVTRRAGRSKDSRQRSIVLGELEVDLERRVAAVGPRVLPLTATEFDLLALLAGHAGSVVTREQILDALWGDAFLASSRSLDVHLTGLRAKLQLPGFIINVRGVGYRVEADPA, from the coding sequence ATGGATGTGCTCATCGTCGAGGACGACGACGCGATGGCGTCCGCCCTCGATGCGGCGGTGGTTTCCGCCGGACACACGGCGTCCCGGGTTGCCCGCGGGGCTGACGCGCTCCTTGAGCACCGCCGGTTCGAGGTCATCCTGCTGGACCTGGGGCTGCCGGACATGGACGGCCTCGACGTGCTGCGGAAGCTCCGCCAGGTCACACCGGTCCCGATCCTCATCCTCACCGCCCGCGACGACGAGCGCAGCGTGGTCCTTGGCCTGCGGTCGGGAGCCGATGACTACCTCGTCAAGCCGGTGAAACTGGTTGAACTGCTTGCCCGCATCGAAGCCGTGACGAGGCGAGCAGGCCGCAGCAAGGACAGCAGGCAGCGGAGCATCGTGCTGGGCGAACTCGAAGTGGACCTCGAACGGCGCGTGGCCGCGGTCGGTCCCAGGGTCCTGCCTCTGACCGCCACCGAATTCGACCTGCTCGCACTCCTGGCCGGCCATGCCGGTTCAGTGGTCACCCGGGAGCAGATCCTGGATGCGCTGTGGGGGGACGCCTTCCTGGCGTCGTCGCGGTCCCTTGACGTGCATCTGACGGGTCTCCGGGCAAAGCTCCAGCTCCCCGGCTTCATCATCAATGTGCGCGGTGTGGGCTATCGGGTCGAGGCGGATCCTGCGTGA
- a CDS encoding sensor histidine kinase, translating into MKLRVLGVLSVLSVLIVIFASTALLTSASRELTQELQINRAAALNRLAQVAFDAANDGESIQLQAEMDRYSELYGEGVLIRLQQGTLRSGGLSEDRADVRDAVARAKLNLSDTTLSQIQPFGTGSEVISRSFGSASQVLGEAVLEVNLDAARQKLRERWLLVGVAAAALAAVLLLGAARVTRWVLRPVHRLNSAVTELESTGRSSRLPEDGPPELRELSRSFTRMARTVSDSIDSQRQLIADTSHQLRNPVGALRLRIDLLQLELQTAREHNAAAGVLAELERVEEILDGVLKLATAEHRAFEDSAGGPPGAPSRGFRAVIDPYPVLQEETERAGPAARRGGSSILLEDPPDPAAHIACNAAELAQMVGELINNAIKYAAGARIAVAVRVRQDAVAVEVSDTGPGLSAEERAAATSRFWRSPQHREIRGNGLGMTIVDKLAGANGGRLLLTETSPHGLTARIEFPRAMASQGPEALS; encoded by the coding sequence GTGAAGCTGCGTGTCCTCGGAGTCCTGAGTGTGCTGTCTGTCCTCATCGTCATCTTCGCCTCCACCGCCCTCCTGACCTCGGCCAGCCGGGAGCTCACCCAGGAACTCCAGATCAACCGGGCGGCTGCGCTCAACAGGCTCGCGCAGGTGGCGTTCGACGCCGCGAACGACGGTGAATCCATCCAGCTGCAGGCAGAGATGGACAGGTACTCGGAACTGTACGGTGAGGGGGTGCTGATCCGCCTCCAGCAGGGCACCCTGCGCTCAGGCGGCCTGAGCGAGGACAGGGCAGACGTCCGCGACGCTGTTGCCCGGGCAAAGCTGAACCTTAGCGACACCACGCTCAGTCAGATTCAGCCGTTCGGAACCGGTTCTGAGGTGATCTCACGCTCCTTCGGCAGCGCAAGCCAGGTTCTTGGCGAGGCGGTTTTGGAGGTCAACCTGGATGCGGCCCGGCAGAAACTCCGGGAACGGTGGCTTCTCGTCGGAGTGGCGGCGGCCGCCCTCGCTGCAGTGCTCCTCCTCGGTGCGGCCCGGGTGACGCGCTGGGTACTGCGTCCGGTACACCGCCTGAATTCGGCGGTGACCGAGCTTGAGTCAACAGGCAGGAGCAGCCGGCTTCCGGAAGACGGGCCGCCGGAGCTTCGGGAGCTGAGCCGGTCCTTTACCAGGATGGCCCGGACGGTCAGCGACAGCATCGACTCCCAGCGCCAGCTGATTGCCGACACCTCCCACCAGCTGCGCAACCCCGTCGGCGCCCTGCGCTTGAGGATCGACCTGCTGCAGCTTGAACTGCAGACAGCCCGGGAGCACAATGCGGCGGCCGGAGTCCTGGCGGAACTCGAACGTGTGGAAGAGATCCTTGACGGGGTATTGAAGCTGGCGACGGCCGAGCACAGGGCCTTCGAAGACTCCGCCGGAGGCCCGCCGGGGGCCCCTTCGCGCGGGTTCCGTGCCGTTATTGATCCGTACCCTGTCCTGCAGGAAGAGACCGAACGGGCAGGACCTGCGGCACGGCGCGGCGGCTCGTCGATCCTGCTGGAGGATCCGCCGGACCCGGCGGCGCACATCGCCTGCAACGCCGCAGAACTGGCCCAGATGGTGGGGGAACTGATCAATAACGCCATCAAATACGCCGCCGGCGCCCGAATAGCCGTGGCAGTCCGCGTACGCCAGGATGCGGTTGCCGTAGAGGTCTCCGATACCGGCCCCGGGCTTTCCGCTGAGGAACGGGCTGCTGCTACCAGCCGCTTTTGGCGCTCCCCGCAGCACCGTGAGATCCGTGGCAACGGCCTGGGCATGACCATTGTGGACAAACTTGCGGGAGCCAACGGGGGCCGGCTGCTTCTGACGGAAACCTCGCCCCACGGCCTGACCGCGCGCATCGAGTTTCCGCGCGCCATGGCTTCCCAGGGGCCGGAGGCCCTTTCATGA
- a CDS encoding helix-turn-helix transcriptional regulator: MSPTSWNRKAATPPSSPATAELDVISLGRRVRHLRKAAAMTLDDLSAAVGTAPSQLSLIENGKREPKLGLLQQLAAALNVSIDQLLGAEPPNRRAALEIELERYQRSPLYESLNLPKIRISSRLPMDVLESMVGLQHELERRLNEQVATPEEARRANAELRAMMRERNNYFPEYEAEAQKVLASVGHKNGPLSHHVIADIAGHLGFSLHHVGDLPHSTRSVTDLKNRRIYLTQNQRSDHDPRSVLLQALGHYVLGHQTPSNYGDFLMQRVATNYFAAALMLPEQATVEFLQKAKQAKEIAVEDIRDAFAVSYETAAHRFTNLATQHLDIRTHFQKTHKSGIIYKAYENDGVTFPQDHTGAIEGQPSCKNWTSRVVFDVPDKFSAYNQYTDTPAGTYWCTARTERSANGEFSLSVGVPYAQVKWFRGRDTTERSKSTCPDESCCRRPPASLTSEWAGNAWPSARAHSHLLAAMPPGAFPGVDETEVYSFLQAHSGS; the protein is encoded by the coding sequence ATGTCGCCTACGAGCTGGAACCGCAAAGCCGCCACCCCGCCGTCGTCCCCTGCAACCGCGGAACTGGACGTCATCAGCCTGGGCCGCCGCGTACGCCACCTGCGCAAAGCGGCGGCGATGACCCTCGATGACCTGAGTGCCGCCGTCGGGACCGCGCCGAGCCAGCTGAGCCTGATCGAGAACGGGAAGCGGGAGCCCAAACTTGGCCTGCTGCAGCAGCTGGCCGCCGCGCTGAATGTCAGCATCGACCAGCTGCTCGGGGCGGAGCCGCCCAACCGGCGGGCGGCCCTGGAGATCGAGCTGGAACGTTACCAGCGCAGCCCCCTCTACGAGTCCCTGAACCTGCCCAAAATCCGCATCAGCTCGCGGCTTCCGATGGATGTGCTGGAATCTATGGTGGGCCTGCAGCATGAGCTGGAGCGCAGGCTCAACGAACAGGTGGCGACGCCGGAGGAGGCCCGCCGCGCCAACGCAGAGCTGCGGGCCATGATGCGCGAACGCAACAACTACTTCCCTGAGTACGAGGCGGAGGCGCAGAAGGTCCTGGCGTCCGTGGGGCACAAGAACGGCCCGCTGTCCCATCACGTCATTGCCGACATTGCCGGGCACCTCGGTTTCAGCCTCCACCACGTGGGCGATCTGCCGCATTCCACCCGCTCCGTGACGGATCTTAAGAACCGCCGAATTTACCTCACGCAAAACCAGCGCTCGGATCATGACCCCCGTTCGGTGCTGCTGCAGGCACTGGGCCACTACGTTCTGGGCCACCAGACGCCGTCGAACTACGGGGACTTCCTGATGCAGCGCGTGGCCACGAACTACTTCGCAGCCGCGCTGATGCTGCCTGAGCAGGCCACCGTGGAGTTCCTGCAGAAAGCCAAGCAGGCCAAGGAGATCGCCGTGGAGGACATCCGCGACGCCTTCGCCGTGTCCTACGAAACCGCTGCACACCGGTTCACAAACCTGGCCACCCAGCACCTGGACATCCGCACGCACTTCCAGAAAACGCACAAGAGCGGCATCATCTACAAGGCCTACGAGAACGACGGCGTGACGTTCCCGCAGGATCACACCGGCGCCATTGAGGGCCAGCCATCGTGCAAGAACTGGACGTCGCGGGTGGTGTTCGATGTGCCGGACAAGTTCAGCGCGTACAACCAGTACACGGATACACCGGCGGGAACCTACTGGTGCACGGCACGGACCGAGCGCTCGGCCAACGGTGAATTTTCACTCTCCGTCGGCGTCCCGTACGCGCAGGTGAAGTGGTTCCGCGGCCGGGATACGACCGAACGGTCCAAGTCCACCTGCCCGGACGAGAGTTGCTGCCGCCGTCCGCCGGCGTCGCTGACGTCTGAGTGGGCGGGCAACGCCTGGCCGTCGGCGCGGGCGCACTCGCACCTGCTCGCCGCGATGCCGCCGGGCGCCTTCCCCGGCGTGGACGAGACCGAGGTCTACTCGTTCCTGCAGGCGCACTCGGGGAGCTGA
- a CDS encoding iron chaperone: MAQHFDNVDEYIASFPAEVQGTLQEIRRRCHEAVPESGEVISYGIPTITLNGKYVVYFAGWAHHISVYPVPAGDEAFEAAIAPYRAAKGTLKFPLGKPVPYELIEKTAARLAAGRRGPQPPSDTQDGGR, encoded by the coding sequence ATGGCACAGCATTTCGACAACGTTGACGAGTACATTGCGTCGTTTCCGGCCGAGGTACAGGGCACACTTCAGGAAATCCGGCGCAGGTGCCATGAGGCCGTCCCGGAGTCCGGCGAGGTGATCAGCTACGGCATCCCCACCATCACTTTGAACGGTAAGTACGTGGTCTATTTCGCGGGCTGGGCACACCATATTTCCGTGTACCCCGTCCCGGCCGGAGACGAGGCATTCGAAGCTGCGATCGCGCCGTACCGGGCAGCCAAGGGAACACTGAAATTCCCCCTGGGCAAGCCGGTCCCGTACGAGCTCATCGAAAAGACGGCGGCACGGCTTGCCGCCGGGCGCCGCGGCCCCCAGCCGCCGTCGGACACGCAAGACGGCGGCCGGTAG
- a CDS encoding IS110-like element ISArsp3 family transposase: MEVIHPRCAGVDISKKDAKVCVRIQGRGGRSTTSTITTWGSMTGQILGLKEHLLDEHVDLVVMEATGDYWRPFYYLLEDDGLNIILVNAHDARNVPGRKTDVSDAAWLADLGAHGLVRASFVPPPPIRELRDLTRARTIITQERTREIQRLEKLLEDACIKLSSVASNITGVSGRLILQALIDGQTDPAALAEMAQRRLRSKIPELTQALNGRFTEHHRYMTGLYLHRIDAHTADINDLSARIEAAMEPFRFARELLVSIPGFSTTIAEIFIAETGADMSAFATAGQLASWAGTSPGSNESAGRVKSTKTRPGNRYLKGALGIAALSCAKSKNTYLGARYRRIASRRGPAKALVAVEHSILTAAWHMLTTGELYNDPGADYFTRQTPVKTMARAVRQLESLGYQVILEPLQQTG, from the coding sequence ATGGAGGTCATTCACCCGCGCTGCGCGGGTGTCGATATTTCAAAGAAGGACGCGAAGGTCTGTGTCCGCATCCAGGGCCGCGGCGGCCGGTCCACCACATCCACCATCACGACCTGGGGTTCGATGACGGGGCAGATCCTGGGGCTAAAGGAACACCTCCTGGACGAGCACGTGGATCTGGTGGTCATGGAGGCCACCGGTGATTACTGGCGCCCCTTCTACTACCTGCTTGAAGACGACGGACTGAACATCATCCTGGTCAATGCCCATGACGCCAGGAACGTCCCGGGCCGCAAAACCGACGTTTCCGACGCTGCCTGGCTTGCCGACCTGGGCGCCCACGGGCTGGTCCGGGCCTCCTTCGTGCCCCCGCCTCCGATCCGTGAACTGCGGGACCTGACCCGGGCCCGGACCATCATCACTCAGGAACGGACCCGGGAAATCCAGCGCCTGGAGAAACTCCTCGAGGACGCCTGCATCAAACTATCCTCGGTAGCTTCGAACATCACCGGGGTCTCCGGACGACTGATCCTCCAAGCACTCATCGACGGGCAGACCGACCCCGCGGCCCTGGCAGAGATGGCCCAACGCCGGCTGCGGTCCAAAATCCCTGAACTCACCCAAGCCCTCAACGGCCGGTTCACCGAACACCACCGCTACATGACCGGACTCTATCTGCACCGGATTGATGCCCACACCGCCGATATCAACGACCTCAGCGCCAGGATCGAGGCGGCGATGGAGCCCTTTCGTTTCGCCCGGGAGCTCCTCGTGAGCATCCCGGGGTTCAGCACCACCATCGCGGAAATCTTCATCGCCGAAACCGGCGCCGACATGAGCGCATTCGCCACCGCAGGGCAGCTGGCATCCTGGGCCGGTACTTCCCCGGGATCCAACGAATCCGCCGGACGGGTCAAATCCACCAAAACACGGCCCGGCAACCGGTACCTCAAAGGTGCCCTGGGCATCGCTGCTCTGTCCTGCGCGAAATCGAAGAACACCTACCTCGGTGCCAGATACCGGCGCATTGCCTCCCGGCGCGGACCCGCCAAAGCCCTCGTCGCCGTCGAACACTCCATCCTCACCGCAGCGTGGCACATGCTCACCACCGGCGAACTCTACAACGACCCCGGCGCCGACTACTTCACCCGGCAGACACCCGTTAAAACCATGGCCCGGGCCGTCAGACAACTAGAATCCCTCGGCTATCAAGTCATTCTCGAACCCCTGCAACAGACCGGATAA
- a CDS encoding TAXI family TRAP transporter solute-binding subunit — protein sequence MTGMTDLAGSLPPRRAALKAGLAAGLAGLLIPALTACTAEDKPGTVTVAGGEPGGFYLEFATLLAESIQRHGVAGSASALTTGGSLDNLRQLLTGQATFAVALADAAAQKMPAGGPSDAGIAALGRVYENYVHCVVRRAGGIRTLTELAGRTVAVGEPGSGTSLTTPRLLEAAGLASVAVGAAPAANGGKTVTVLNLGLNAGLAALQDGSVDALFWSGGVPTAAIAATHHEVGLGFLDLSPLLPKLRTKYGAFYDRVLIPEGAYEGIPAVWAVGVANLLLCRSDLDERTVKRTVELLVDHAEELIPRSSMGVQFLSPESLINTAGLPLHPAAAAAYRELHG from the coding sequence ATGACCGGCATGACTGACCTGGCTGGAAGCCTGCCGCCACGGAGGGCCGCCCTCAAGGCCGGGCTGGCCGCTGGCCTGGCCGGACTGCTCATCCCGGCCCTCACCGCATGCACTGCCGAGGACAAGCCAGGCACCGTCACCGTGGCAGGGGGTGAGCCGGGAGGCTTCTACCTTGAATTTGCAACGCTGCTGGCGGAGTCCATCCAGCGCCATGGCGTGGCCGGCAGCGCTTCAGCCCTGACCACCGGTGGCAGCCTCGACAACCTGCGGCAGCTCCTGACGGGGCAAGCGACGTTCGCCGTCGCACTCGCGGATGCCGCGGCACAGAAGATGCCGGCGGGCGGCCCGTCGGACGCGGGAATCGCGGCCCTTGGAAGGGTGTACGAAAACTACGTCCACTGCGTCGTCCGGAGGGCTGGCGGCATCCGGACCCTCACGGAACTGGCTGGCCGGACCGTGGCTGTCGGCGAGCCCGGTTCAGGGACGTCGCTTACCACCCCGCGCCTGCTGGAGGCCGCCGGGCTGGCTTCCGTGGCTGTGGGCGCCGCGCCCGCCGCCAATGGCGGCAAGACGGTCACCGTCCTGAACCTCGGACTCAACGCGGGGCTTGCGGCGCTGCAGGACGGGTCGGTGGACGCGCTGTTCTGGTCCGGCGGGGTGCCTACGGCCGCCATTGCCGCCACCCACCATGAGGTCGGGCTCGGATTCCTGGACCTCTCCCCGCTGCTGCCCAAACTGCGGACCAAGTACGGCGCGTTCTACGACCGGGTCCTGATCCCGGAAGGCGCCTACGAGGGCATTCCGGCTGTCTGGGCAGTGGGTGTGGCCAATCTGCTCCTGTGCCGCAGTGACCTGGATGAGCGGACAGTGAAGAGAACCGTCGAACTGCTGGTGGACCACGCCGAGGAACTGATCCCCCGCTCCAGCATGGGAGTCCAGTTCCTGAGCCCGGAATCGCTGATCAACACGGCCGGCCTGCCGTTGCACCCCGCAGCCGCTGCCGCCTACCGGGAACTGCACGGGTAA
- a CDS encoding pyruvate dehydrogenase has protein sequence MAKELASQLIEQLQAAGVQRIYGIVGDSLNPIVDAVRKTGGSQQGGIDWIHVRHEEAAAFAAAAEAQLTGRLAVCAGSCGPGNLHLINGLYDANRSGAPVLAIASHIPSKQIGSGYFQETHPDRLFNECSVYSELVSTAEQAPRVMHSAIQHAVGLGGVAVVTLPGDIAGLEATGRTPLPATFRRATLTPDAASVRELADAINAAEKIAIFAGAGTQGAHDEVVALAELIGAPIGHSLRGKDFMQYDNPYDIGMTGLLGYGAAAEGIEDADLLILLGTDFPYDQFLPGTRTAQVDRAAHKLGRRTDVDIAVHGDVLPTLGALKPLLARKKNRRFLNQMLKKHDRLMNKAVGAYTRKVEKKQPIHPEYAASILDQVAAENAIFTADTGMCNVWTARYINPLGTRRLIGSYLHGSMANALPHAIGAQLAYPGRQVISVSGDGGLSMLLGELITVAAHRLPVNVVVFNNSTLGMVKLEMLVDGLPDFGVDVPDADYAAVARALGFHAVRVTDPARIEDAYREAFAHPGPSLVELITDPKALSIPPKITGSQVLGFATAMSKVVLNRGAGEAVSMARSNLRNIPRR, from the coding sequence ATGGCCAAGGAACTCGCCAGCCAGCTCATTGAACAACTCCAGGCTGCCGGTGTGCAGCGAATCTACGGGATCGTGGGCGACAGCCTCAACCCGATTGTCGACGCCGTCCGCAAGACGGGCGGCTCCCAGCAAGGCGGCATCGACTGGATCCACGTGCGGCACGAGGAGGCAGCTGCGTTCGCCGCCGCGGCCGAAGCCCAGCTGACCGGCCGGCTGGCCGTCTGCGCCGGCTCGTGCGGCCCCGGCAACCTGCACCTGATCAACGGCCTGTACGACGCCAACCGCTCGGGCGCGCCGGTGCTGGCCATCGCCTCGCACATTCCGAGTAAGCAGATCGGCAGCGGCTACTTCCAGGAAACCCACCCGGACCGGCTCTTCAACGAATGCTCGGTATACTCGGAACTCGTCAGCACGGCAGAGCAGGCGCCGCGGGTGATGCACAGCGCCATCCAGCACGCCGTCGGACTCGGGGGAGTCGCCGTCGTTACCCTCCCCGGCGATATCGCCGGGCTGGAAGCCACCGGCCGAACGCCGCTGCCCGCAACCTTCCGGCGCGCCACACTGACTCCCGACGCCGCGAGTGTCCGGGAGCTCGCCGATGCCATCAACGCGGCGGAGAAGATCGCCATCTTTGCCGGCGCGGGAACGCAGGGTGCCCACGATGAAGTGGTGGCCCTCGCGGAACTCATCGGCGCCCCGATCGGTCACTCGCTGCGGGGCAAGGACTTCATGCAGTACGACAACCCTTACGACATCGGCATGACCGGGCTGCTCGGCTACGGCGCCGCGGCGGAGGGCATCGAGGATGCAGACCTGCTGATCCTGCTCGGCACCGACTTTCCGTACGACCAGTTCCTTCCCGGCACGCGCACGGCCCAGGTGGACCGCGCCGCGCACAAGCTGGGGCGAAGGACCGACGTCGACATCGCCGTCCATGGCGACGTGCTGCCCACGCTCGGCGCGTTGAAGCCGTTGCTCGCCCGGAAAAAGAACCGCCGCTTCCTCAACCAGATGCTCAAGAAGCATGACCGGCTCATGAACAAGGCCGTGGGCGCCTACACCCGCAAGGTGGAGAAGAAACAGCCCATCCACCCGGAGTACGCGGCCTCGATCCTGGACCAGGTGGCGGCGGAGAACGCCATATTCACCGCGGACACCGGCATGTGCAATGTCTGGACGGCCCGCTACATCAACCCGTTGGGCACGCGCAGGCTGATCGGATCGTACCTGCACGGCTCCATGGCCAACGCGCTGCCGCATGCGATCGGCGCGCAACTGGCCTATCCCGGCCGACAGGTGATTTCGGTGTCCGGTGACGGCGGCCTGTCCATGCTGCTGGGAGAGCTCATCACCGTTGCGGCACACCGGCTGCCGGTGAACGTGGTGGTCTTCAACAACTCCACGCTGGGCATGGTCAAACTCGAGATGCTCGTGGACGGGCTTCCCGATTTCGGCGTTGACGTTCCCGACGCCGATTACGCCGCCGTCGCCCGCGCGCTCGGCTTCCACGCTGTCCGCGTGACCGATCCGGCCCGGATCGAGGACGCCTACCGGGAGGCCTTCGCCCACCCCGGACCGTCGCTGGTGGAGCTCATCACGGATCCGAAGGCGCTGTCGATCCCACCGAAAATCACCGGCTCGCAGGTCCTTGGCTTCGCAACAGCCATGTCGAAGGTGGTCCTGAACCGGGGCGCCGGCGAGGCCGTCAGCATGGCCCGCAGCAACCTGCGCAATATCCCGCGGCGGTAG